A DNA window from Lepidochelys kempii isolate rLepKem1 chromosome 9, rLepKem1.hap2, whole genome shotgun sequence contains the following coding sequences:
- the TENT5D gene encoding terminal nucleotidyltransferase 5D codes for MTEDLDHRFSSLTWDQIKILDQVLTEVIPIHGRGNFPTLEVKPKDIIHVVKEQLTEKQITVRDIRLNGSTASHILVKQNGTSYKDLDIIFGVELPSEQEFQVVKEAVLNCLLDFLPKCVNKEKITAQTMKDAYVQKMVKVSTDHDRWSLISLSNNSGKNVELKFVNSLRRQFEFSVDSFQIILDSMLNVYSDTECELREDLHPTIIAESMYGDFNEAMDHLKYKLISTRNPEEIRGGGLLKYSNLLVRDFKPADEAEIKSLERYMCSRFFIDFPDVAEQQRKIESYLRNHFIGEEKSKYDYLMTLRGVVNESTVCLMGHERRQTLNMITILALKVLGEQNIIPNAANVTCYYQPAPYISDRNFSNYYVAHGQPPIIYQPYPFHIQMQSGMV; via the coding sequence ATGACTGAGGATTTAGATCACAGATTCAGTAGTCTCACTTGGGATCAGATAAAAATACTGGATCAAGTATTAACTGAGGTAATACCCATTCATGGAAGAGGAAATTTTCCAACACTAGAGGTAAAGCCAAAGGATATCATTCATGTCGTAAAGGAGCAGCTTACTGAGAAGCAAATCACTGTTAGAGACATCCGCCTGAATGGTTCAACAGCTAGTCACATCCTTGTGAAACAGAATGGAACTAGCTACAAAGACCTGGACATCATTTTTGGTGTTGAACTACCAAGTGAACAAGAATTTCAGGTTGTTAAGGAGGCAGTTCTGAATTGCCTACTGGACTTTTTACCAAAATGTGTCAATAAAGAAAAGATCACTGCTCAGACTATGAAGGATGCATATGTGCAAAAGATGGTCAAAGTGTCCACTGATCATGACCGCTGGAGCCTCATCTCATTGTCAAACAACAGTGGGAAGAATGTAGAACTAAAATTTGTAAACTCACTCAGACGACAGTTTGAATTTAGCGTTGACTCCTTTCAAATAATACTGGACTCCATGTTAAATGTTTACAGTGATACGGAATGTGAATTGAGAGAAGACTTACATCCCACCATTATTGCAGAGAGCATGTATGGAGACTTCAATGAGGCAATGGACCATTTAAAATACAAACTTATTTCCACAAGGAACCCTGAAGAAATCAGAGGTGGAGGCCTTCTGAAATACAGCAACCTTCTGGTTCGTGACTTTAAGCCAGCAGATGAGGCTGAAATTAAATCTTTAGAACGTTATATGTGTTCCAGATTCTTCATTGATTTTCCTGATGTGGCTGAGCAGCAAAGGAAAATTGAGTCATATTTGCGCAACCATTTCATTGGGGAAGAAAAGAGCAAGTATGACTACCTGATGACTCTGCGTGGAGTTGTAAATGAGAGCACAGTCTGTCTCATGGGACATGAACGACGACAAACTCTAAACATGATTACAATTCTCGCTTTAAAAGTACTTGGAGAACAAAACATCATCCCCAATGCAGCCAACGTAACATGCTACTATCAGCCCGCTCCATATATCAGTGACAGGAACTTCAGCAATTACTATGTTGCTCATGGACAGCCACCTATCATCTATCAGCCATATCCATTTCATATACAAATGCAAAGTGGAATGGTTTAG